The following proteins come from a genomic window of Methanosarcina sp. MTP4:
- a CDS encoding ammonium transporter produces MGIVAADTVWVMISSALVLLMLPGLALFYGGLVQRKNVLSSMMHSFVAMGIMAIEWVVIGYSLAFGSGNWFIGGLEHAFLQGIDPYSVTGTIPTYAFVVFQGMFAIITPALISGAIVGRVKFKSYIAFIALWGLLVYAPVCHWVWGGGFLTGEALDFAGGTVVHVTSGISSLAILVYLGKRRGYGFDSIEPHNLTLTLLGAGLLWFGWFGFNAGSALAANEIAAVAFITTLIAPAAASLTWMAVEWMHAGKPTAIGFASGILAGLVAITPAAGFVTPMAAIPIGVISGIICYMAVELKGKLGYDDSLDAFGVHGVGGITGALLTGVFASVGATGLLLGNPQQLILQLEGVVITILYAVVCTIIIGFVLQKTIGFKVSVSEENIGLDRTQHGEIAYNV; encoded by the coding sequence ATGGGTATCGTAGCAGCAGACACTGTATGGGTAATGATTTCTTCCGCACTTGTTTTGTTAATGCTTCCCGGGCTTGCCCTTTTCTACGGCGGGCTGGTTCAGCGCAAAAATGTCCTGAGCAGCATGATGCACTCGTTTGTTGCGATGGGCATCATGGCTATAGAATGGGTAGTAATAGGTTACTCCCTTGCTTTCGGAAGCGGCAACTGGTTTATAGGTGGGCTAGAGCACGCATTCCTGCAGGGGATTGACCCTTATTCGGTAACGGGAACCATTCCCACATATGCCTTTGTCGTATTTCAGGGGATGTTTGCAATAATTACGCCCGCCCTTATCTCCGGGGCCATTGTCGGGCGTGTCAAGTTCAAGTCATATATCGCATTTATCGCACTCTGGGGGCTTTTAGTCTATGCCCCGGTCTGCCACTGGGTCTGGGGAGGTGGCTTCCTTACAGGAGAAGCTCTGGACTTTGCAGGCGGCACTGTTGTCCATGTAACTTCGGGCATTTCCTCCCTTGCAATCCTGGTCTACCTCGGCAAGAGGAGAGGGTACGGCTTCGACTCCATAGAACCCCACAACCTAACCCTTACCCTGCTAGGGGCAGGGCTTCTCTGGTTCGGATGGTTCGGGTTCAATGCCGGCTCGGCCCTGGCTGCAAATGAGATCGCGGCAGTCGCGTTTATTACGACCCTCATCGCACCCGCAGCCGCATCCCTTACCTGGATGGCTGTAGAATGGATGCATGCGGGAAAGCCAACTGCTATCGGGTTCGCCTCAGGTATCCTTGCCGGGCTTGTTGCAATCACCCCTGCAGCCGGTTTTGTCACGCCTATGGCAGCAATTCCGATCGGTGTGATCTCCGGAATTATCTGCTACATGGCTGTGGAGCTCAAAGGCAAGCTCGGATATGACGATTCCCTGGACGCTTTCGGGGTCCACGGGGTCGGCGGAATAACAGGTGCCCTTTTAACAGGCGTGTTTGCAAGCGTGGGAGCCACGGGACTTCTTCTTGGCAACCCGCAGCAGCTAATTCTCCAGCTTGAAGGGGTAGTTATAACGATTCTTTACGCAGTTGTCTGCACAATCATAATCGGATTTGTGCTCCAGAAAACTATAGGGTTCAAGGTAAGCGTAAGCGAGGAAAACATCGGGCTTGACAGGACCCAGCACGGCGAGATCGCATACAACGTTTGA
- a CDS encoding class I SAM-dependent methyltransferase — protein MFEEIGSVRNEADAEALGLLALFRDSISEIRLNEPESVSTYFNPDYSHYIVVHTPLSIRYPEKREEWNLRFSGNAGVSLVELVVADESTACVKGLMAVNGSKVYAILPYTSIDAEKAEAARYPEDRMGRVRAGVLPEVLPGIRGKTVLDVGCGFGGITMEIARNNPGSKVYGIEIHESLTAQAQMDADVQGVPNVEFRTGSAYALPFEAGSIETATCFFMLHHLQDIRHALFEIKRVLKSGGELIAVEPLIQHHDHGPQLLEAEWKELFEGAEFDTVVESKPGAVVLKGMKKQL, from the coding sequence ATGTTTGAAGAAATAGGTAGTGTAAGAAACGAAGCCGATGCAGAGGCCCTCGGGCTACTTGCTCTCTTCAGGGACAGCATAAGTGAAATTCGCCTGAATGAGCCGGAGTCCGTATCCACATATTTCAACCCGGATTACTCGCATTACATCGTTGTCCATACCCCTCTTTCCATTCGGTATCCTGAAAAAAGGGAGGAATGGAACCTTCGTTTTTCCGGGAACGCCGGGGTCTCGCTTGTGGAACTGGTGGTGGCCGATGAGAGCACTGCCTGCGTGAAAGGCCTGATGGCCGTAAACGGCTCAAAAGTCTATGCAATTCTCCCGTACACCTCAATAGATGCGGAAAAAGCGGAAGCTGCCCGGTATCCGGAAGACCGGATGGGTAGGGTAAGAGCCGGGGTCCTTCCTGAAGTCCTTCCCGGAATCAGAGGGAAAACGGTCCTGGATGTAGGCTGTGGTTTTGGTGGAATCACGATGGAAATCGCAAGGAATAATCCCGGCTCGAAGGTTTACGGGATCGAAATCCATGAATCCCTTACCGCCCAGGCGCAGATGGACGCCGATGTCCAGGGGGTTCCCAACGTTGAGTTCAGGACCGGAAGTGCCTATGCCCTTCCCTTTGAAGCCGGCTCTATCGAAACGGCAACCTGCTTTTTCATGCTCCATCACCTTCAAGATATCCGGCATGCTCTCTTTGAAATCAAAAGAGTCCTGAAATCCGGAGGAGAACTGATAGCTGTCGAACCGCTTATCCAGCATCATGACCACGGGCCTCAGCTTTTGGAAGCTGAGTGGAAAGAGCTTTTCGAAGGGGCGGAGTTTGATACGGTGGTGGAAAGTAAACCTGGGGCCGTAGTCCTGAAGGGAATGAAAAAACAACTTTGA
- a CDS encoding (Fe-S)-binding protein, which translates to MPGNPNETKLVNFAVANVTRRKIINFLENGYRSAGELEEIIGTNNLDFHLKILQQAGLIEFEEETVKLSEYGRKFRKNKTGRSEEKTADFFQAKPVEILEIRQLLPCIADPLKLRVSANMLPPPGGILKLLEPLFPRSNYSGRKGSLIIQKGEIITTIYSSGKVSIRMIKNEDEAKEELESLKSTINEAIAKGVAPTPRKKVKVELMEVYKYLPRTNCGKCGEQGCYSFAIRLMAGQVTLDMCTLLKEPEYTDNHEHLQTLTAYV; encoded by the coding sequence ATGCCGGGAAATCCGAATGAGACAAAACTCGTGAACTTTGCTGTTGCCAACGTTACCAGAAGGAAGATAATTAACTTTCTGGAGAACGGATATAGAAGTGCCGGGGAACTGGAAGAGATAATCGGGACTAATAACCTTGACTTTCACCTCAAGATTTTACAACAGGCAGGTCTGATTGAGTTTGAAGAAGAGACTGTGAAGCTGAGTGAATATGGCAGGAAGTTCCGGAAGAATAAAACAGGAAGAAGTGAGGAAAAAACTGCAGACTTTTTTCAGGCAAAGCCGGTGGAGATTTTAGAGATAAGGCAGCTTTTGCCCTGCATAGCAGATCCCTTAAAACTCAGGGTAAGCGCAAATATGCTTCCACCTCCTGGTGGAATCCTGAAACTCCTTGAGCCCCTCTTTCCCAGAAGCAATTACTCGGGTAGAAAAGGCAGCTTGATAATTCAAAAAGGAGAAATAATTACAACTATTTACAGTAGTGGAAAAGTCTCCATCAGGATGATAAAAAACGAGGATGAAGCTAAAGAAGAGCTTGAAAGCCTGAAGAGCACCATCAATGAAGCTATTGCAAAAGGTGTAGCCCCAACTCCCAGGAAAAAAGTAAAGGTGGAACTAATGGAGGTCTACAAATATCTTCCCCGGACAAACTGTGGCAAGTGCGGTGAACAGGGCTGTTACAGCTTTGCCATAAGACTTATGGCCGGACAGGTCACTCTGGACATGTGTACACTCCTTAAAGAACCGGAGTACACAGATAATCATGAACATCTACAGACTTTGACCGCCTACGTTTGA
- a CDS encoding DsrE family protein, producing MKSVFYLLDTAPYGSEKAFGTLNAAAVCLNEMDVTLGLYGDGVYLAAAGQKSRGLGMPNLADILYVYGELKVLAHEPSLLERGLMWETLIETVELADEGDFLEAMENLDCVILL from the coding sequence ATGAAATCCGTATTTTATCTTCTGGATACTGCCCCCTATGGCAGCGAAAAAGCCTTTGGCACTTTAAATGCAGCTGCAGTTTGCCTTAATGAGATGGACGTGACCCTGGGACTTTACGGGGACGGAGTTTACCTGGCAGCTGCAGGGCAGAAAAGCAGAGGGCTGGGCATGCCCAACCTTGCAGATATTCTCTACGTTTACGGGGAACTTAAGGTGCTGGCCCATGAACCCTCTCTTCTGGAGAGGGGCCTTATGTGGGAGACCCTGATAGAAACAGTGGAACTGGCGGATGAAGGGGATTTTCTGGAAGCAATGGAAAACTTGGACTGCGTGATTCTTCTTTGA
- a CDS encoding P-II family nitrogen regulator, translated as MKYIIAMIRPERLSAVKNELQKIEVNRLTVSSASGYGAQGGHLEIYKAMESEANLLEKIRLEIAVNDDFLEATIEAIKTGAKGNDGHVGSGKIFVLPLENVIRIRTDESGPVAI; from the coding sequence ATGAAGTACATAATTGCAATGATAAGGCCTGAAAGGCTTTCCGCGGTCAAGAACGAGCTTCAGAAAATTGAAGTAAACCGGTTGACAGTATCGTCTGCTTCTGGATATGGTGCGCAAGGAGGGCATCTGGAAATCTACAAGGCAATGGAATCCGAAGCGAACCTCCTTGAGAAAATCAGGCTTGAAATTGCAGTAAATGATGATTTTCTTGAAGCAACGATTGAAGCGATAAAGACGGGCGCAAAGGGCAACGACGGGCATGTCGGAAGCGGTAAGATCTTCGTGCTGCCCCTTGAAAACGTTATAAGGATCCGCACGGATGAAAGCGGACCTGTTGCTATCTGA
- a CDS encoding (Fe-S)-binding protein: MPGDPKEIKLVNNALANGTRRKVMNFLVEGDRTIEEIGEVVGKAMLDYHLKLLQQANLIELEEGNVSLSEYGRNFIEGKSGETAKKVADLSRAKPVELTEIRQLLPCIADSTKFRTIANMAPPLGGVLKVLEPIFPRSRYSDRIGALITQKGEVITTIYSTGKVTITMVKNEGEAKEMLDSLKETINEAIAKGVAPAPREKVRVEPMEIYKYLPKTDCKDCGEQGCYTFAIKLMAGELPLDKCTPLKEAKYATNQEHLKVLTAYI; this comes from the coding sequence ATGCCTGGAGACCCGAAAGAGATAAAACTGGTGAATAATGCCCTGGCCAATGGCACCCGACGGAAAGTGATGAACTTCCTGGTAGAGGGAGATAGGACAATAGAGGAGATTGGAGAGGTAGTCGGAAAAGCCATGCTGGACTACCATCTCAAGCTATTACAGCAGGCAAACCTGATAGAGCTGGAAGAGGGAAACGTAAGTCTGAGCGAGTACGGAAGGAACTTCATTGAAGGAAAATCCGGGGAAACTGCAAAGAAAGTTGCAGACCTATCCCGGGCAAAACCCGTGGAACTCACGGAGATCAGGCAGCTTTTGCCCTGCATAGCCGATTCAACAAAGTTCAGGACAATTGCAAACATGGCCCCACCCCTGGGTGGAGTCCTCAAGGTCCTTGAGCCTATTTTTCCAAGAAGTAGATATTCAGACAGGATCGGGGCTCTGATAACGCAGAAAGGGGAAGTCATTACAACCATCTACAGTACGGGAAAAGTCACCATAACCATGGTCAAAAACGAGGGAGAGGCAAAAGAGATGCTTGATAGCCTGAAAGAAACGATAAACGAGGCAATAGCAAAAGGCGTTGCTCCGGCGCCCCGTGAGAAGGTCAGGGTCGAGCCAATGGAGATCTATAAGTATCTGCCAAAAACCGATTGCAAAGATTGCGGGGAACAGGGCTGCTACACCTTTGCCATCAAGCTCATGGCCGGAGAACTGCCTCTGGACAAATGTACGCCCCTCAAAGAAGCGAAATATGCAACCAATCAGGAACACCTGAAGGTCCTGACTGCATACATCTGA
- a CDS encoding tetratricopeptide repeat protein has protein sequence MGFLDKLLKKKIEGKTAEEWYRLAVGETDPEKKIEYFDKVIELKPDFAGAWNLKGLEYVVLKRYEDAIACFDKALEIRSIYPEARYNKEDAQTELRKMGEAGEKEEETAVEGTAEA, from the coding sequence TTGGGATTTCTGGACAAACTGCTGAAAAAGAAAATCGAAGGCAAGACCGCAGAGGAGTGGTACCGGCTCGCAGTTGGTGAAACCGATCCCGAGAAAAAGATCGAATACTTCGACAAAGTGATCGAGCTAAAGCCTGACTTTGCCGGGGCCTGGAACCTCAAAGGGCTTGAATACGTGGTCCTTAAAAGGTATGAGGACGCCATTGCCTGCTTCGACAAAGCACTTGAAATAAGGTCGATTTATCCTGAAGCTAGGTACAATAAGGAAGATGCACAAACCGAGTTAAGGAAAATGGGGGAGGCAGGGGAGAAGGAAGAGGAAACAGCTGTTGAAGGTACTGCAGAAGCTTGA
- a CDS encoding geranylgeranyl reductase family protein, whose product MIPQASYDIIVVGAGPAGSTAAMYAARSGASVLFIDKKQEIGNPIQCAGFLPDAGEVRALLPDAILPETLDNCPDSCILQPIKTQRIIPPNGSVTEFPVGGTVLDRRRYDQFLAEQAARAGAELMVKTRVTKVEGTTVETSGVFGKHRISAKAVIGADGPNSLVAKSKGLSWKPGSKETSVAIEYQVRNADIDPDALEMYFGKDFVPGGYAWIFPEGKDRANVGIGVRTGMAEKGVSAKEYLHRFMRNHPLAAPKLKNASVMNVIAGIIPVNGAPEKTATEDALIVGDAAGHVIATNGGGIPPAMIAGKIAGETAAEFVAGKCKLEEYDRRWRQQFGKGLETSVQARQLMDGIMKSDTLMNAAFKFISPEQMKAMQCGKMPAAVKMGLQALNRKKK is encoded by the coding sequence ATGATCCCTCAAGCCTCCTATGACATCATAGTGGTGGGCGCAGGCCCTGCAGGCTCCACTGCCGCCATGTACGCCGCAAGAAGCGGTGCCTCAGTCCTTTTTATTGACAAAAAACAGGAAATCGGAAATCCAATCCAGTGCGCAGGTTTCCTCCCCGACGCAGGGGAAGTCCGTGCACTCCTCCCGGATGCCATACTGCCCGAAACCCTTGACAACTGCCCTGATTCCTGCATTCTCCAGCCAATCAAAACCCAGCGCATTATTCCTCCGAACGGCAGCGTGACGGAATTCCCTGTAGGAGGCACAGTCCTCGACCGCCGCCGTTACGACCAGTTCCTGGCAGAGCAGGCAGCCCGGGCAGGGGCGGAACTTATGGTAAAGACCCGCGTGACAAAGGTCGAAGGAACAACAGTTGAGACCTCCGGGGTCTTCGGGAAACACAGGATCAGTGCAAAAGCAGTAATCGGAGCCGACGGCCCCAATTCCCTGGTCGCAAAGTCAAAAGGGCTTTCCTGGAAACCCGGCTCGAAAGAAACCTCTGTTGCCATCGAGTACCAGGTCAGGAACGCCGATATCGACCCCGATGCCCTGGAGATGTATTTCGGAAAAGACTTCGTCCCCGGGGGCTATGCCTGGATCTTCCCCGAAGGCAAGGACAGGGCAAACGTGGGAATCGGGGTCCGCACCGGGATGGCAGAAAAAGGGGTCTCTGCAAAAGAGTACCTGCACCGTTTCATGCGCAACCACCCCCTGGCAGCCCCCAAACTGAAAAATGCCTCTGTCATGAACGTTATCGCAGGCATTATCCCTGTAAACGGTGCCCCGGAAAAAACGGCAACAGAAGATGCTCTAATAGTTGGCGACGCTGCCGGGCACGTCATCGCAACAAACGGAGGCGGAATCCCTCCTGCCATGATTGCTGGAAAAATCGCAGGAGAAACCGCTGCTGAGTTTGTGGCCGGGAAATGCAAACTCGAAGAATATGACCGGCGCTGGAGACAGCAGTTTGGCAAAGGGCTTGAAACTTCGGTGCAGGCAAGGCAGCTCATGGATGGGATCATGAAGTCCGACACCCTCATGAACGCGGCTTTCAAGTTCATCTCTCCCGAGCAGATGAAAGCCATGCAGTGCGGAAAAATGCCTGCCGCCGTAAAAATGGGGCTGCAGGCCCTTAACCGGAAGAAAAAGTAA
- a CDS encoding DsrE family protein has protein sequence MKTLTIVLTDGPYISEHAEIACKLADEALKRYQVNIFLYLDAVHIPKRGQSASMFTSAGELFAGLAEKGAVIRACARCAAARGYLPEEGPAKENCEGYETGIKITSLYELSEMLRSSDRVISLSR, from the coding sequence TTGAAGACGCTTACTATAGTGCTCACCGATGGCCCTTATATTTCCGAACATGCTGAGATTGCCTGCAAACTCGCCGATGAAGCACTTAAACGATATCAAGTGAACATATTTCTTTACCTGGACGCGGTGCACATCCCCAAAAGAGGACAGAGTGCCTCCATGTTCACCAGCGCAGGAGAACTTTTTGCCGGGCTTGCGGAGAAAGGAGCAGTCATAAGAGCCTGTGCAAGATGTGCTGCTGCCAGAGGTTACCTTCCGGAAGAAGGGCCGGCAAAGGAGAACTGTGAAGGCTACGAGACCGGAATAAAGATCACCAGCCTTTATGAACTCTCTGAAATGTTAAGAAGTAGCGATAGGGTAATCTCCCTGTCCCGATGA
- a CDS encoding DsrH/TusB family sulfur metabolism protein, translating to MEPDRKDIFLLTKPPGNPRSELCFKLIARSETSRLYLAGDGVYHLLAGIETLPSCGIYACKEDLEARAIRSGKKVIVPEDFYAVLVGDLMEHCDSEYTF from the coding sequence ATGGAACCAGATAGAAAAGATATATTCTTGCTTACAAAACCACCCGGAAACCCCAGGTCGGAACTGTGCTTCAAATTAATTGCCCGGTCCGAAACCTCCAGACTATACCTGGCAGGGGACGGCGTATACCATTTGCTTGCCGGGATTGAGACCTTGCCTTCCTGCGGAATATATGCCTGCAAGGAAGACCTTGAGGCCAGAGCCATCAGGTCCGGAAAAAAAGTGATAGTTCCGGAAGACTTTTATGCGGTCCTTGTGGGAGACCTGATGGAACACTGTGATAGTGAGTATACGTTTTAA
- a CDS encoding ammonium transporter, producing MMFDTGSTGFMLLATSLVMLMTPGLAFFYGGLACKRNILGIMMQSFVSLGVTTILWFIVGYSLCFSGGDGAIIGNLDKAFLHGITPTSAFGDGRFPEIVFVAYQMMFAIITPALITGAFVNRVTFKAYMIFLVLWQLFVYYPFVHMVWGGGLLAEWGVLDFAGGIVVHATAGFAALAAVSFVGSRKFKDHKPNSIPLMAIGTALLWFGWYGFNAGSELNADGITALAFLNTDIAASFAAITWLIIEWYNERKPKFVGFMTGAVAGLATVTPAAGLISMPVAAFMGIMGGVVCYFAVHLKNRMGWDDALDVWGVHGMGGVLGSILLGVFASTAVNPMGADGLLYGGGAFFLKQLAAVIGASIYGFVFTYIMLVLINAITPVKVSEEEEEAGLDLAIHGETAYDIGFI from the coding sequence ATGATGTTTGATACCGGTTCGACTGGTTTTATGTTGCTTGCGACAAGCCTGGTGATGCTTATGACCCCGGGCCTGGCCTTCTTCTACGGAGGGCTTGCCTGCAAGCGCAATATTCTTGGTATAATGATGCAGAGCTTTGTCTCTCTGGGAGTTACAACTATTTTGTGGTTTATAGTCGGCTACTCCCTCTGTTTCAGCGGGGGAGATGGAGCCATCATAGGCAACCTGGACAAGGCTTTCCTGCACGGAATTACCCCAACAAGTGCTTTTGGAGACGGGAGGTTTCCGGAAATCGTTTTCGTGGCTTACCAGATGATGTTTGCAATCATCACCCCGGCCCTGATAACGGGGGCTTTTGTAAACAGGGTCACCTTCAAGGCCTACATGATTTTCCTGGTGCTCTGGCAGCTTTTTGTCTACTATCCCTTCGTCCACATGGTATGGGGCGGGGGCCTGCTGGCCGAGTGGGGAGTCCTGGACTTTGCGGGAGGAATCGTGGTGCATGCGACCGCAGGCTTTGCTGCCCTGGCAGCCGTTTCCTTCGTAGGTTCAAGGAAATTCAAGGACCATAAACCCAATAGTATCCCCTTAATGGCCATAGGGACGGCACTCCTCTGGTTCGGATGGTACGGGTTTAACGCCGGGAGCGAACTCAACGCTGACGGGATTACGGCCCTTGCCTTCCTGAACACCGACATAGCGGCTTCTTTTGCGGCAATCACCTGGCTGATCATTGAATGGTATAATGAGAGAAAGCCCAAGTTCGTGGGCTTCATGACCGGAGCCGTTGCGGGACTTGCCACCGTCACCCCGGCCGCAGGCCTGATTTCCATGCCCGTGGCAGCCTTCATGGGCATCATGGGAGGTGTAGTCTGCTACTTTGCGGTCCACCTTAAAAACAGGATGGGATGGGATGATGCCCTGGACGTCTGGGGCGTTCACGGCATGGGTGGAGTGCTCGGCTCCATCCTTTTAGGGGTCTTTGCCTCAACCGCCGTAAACCCTATGGGAGCGGACGGGCTGCTCTACGGGGGAGGAGCCTTCTTTCTCAAACAGCTGGCTGCAGTCATCGGGGCCTCAATCTACGGCTTCGTCTTCACCTATATCATGCTGGTCCTTATCAACGCGATAACCCCTGTCAAGGTCTCCGAGGAAGAAGAGGAGGCAGGCCTGGACCTCGCAATCCACGGGGAAACAGCCTACGACATCGGTTTTATCTGA